The DNA region CGCGCCGATTTGCCGGCGAGCAGCTTCTTCGGGAAGCCGCCATGGCCATAGGCGAAGGCGATACCGGGGCGGAATATCTGTTCGAGAAAGCCCTTCACCAGAGCCGGCATCGTGCCGAGCCAGAGCGGGAAGATGAAGACGATATGGTCGGCGGCGAGCACCGCCTCGCTGGCCGGCTTCAGGCTGTCGGGGACTTCACCATGCTGAAAGTCCGCCTGGCTGCGCAGCAGCGCGAATTCGAGCGAGGCGATGCGGATGCGCCGCACTGCATGCCCCGCCTCCATGGCGCCCTCGGCATAGGCGTCGGCCAGCGCCCCGCAAAGATGCCCGCCGGCCGGGTCCGGATGCCCCTCGATGATCACGATCTTCTTGGCCACGAAGCCGCCCAACCTCTGAATTGCCAGAAGGTTAGGCGACAAGCGGCCGGCGTGAATTGATCGCGATCAATCCGGCGTGTGGTGGATGCCGCTGGCGATCTGGCGGGCGAGCGCCACGAAAGCGGCCTGGTCCGCCTCGCTCAGCCCGGCCACCGTGCGGCGTTCCAGTTCGGCCCAGGCGGCGCGGGTGCGCTCGCGCAGCGCGCGGCCGGCCTCCGTCAGGTGCACCAGCTGGACGCGGGCGTCGTCGCCGGATTTGCACCGCGTCAGCAAGCCGGTTTCCTCCAGGCGGCGCAGCGACTTCGCGATGGTCGAATGGTCGAGGCGCAGCGCGTCGCAGAGCGCCTTCTGCGATTGGCCATCCTCGTCCCAGAGGCGCATCAGCGTCAGTTCCTGGCCAGGATGGAGGCCGAGATCGGCGAGAAGCGACGCCGCCAGGGCGCGATGCGAACGGGTGAGCGCGGCGATGGCGCAGCTCACCGGGAAGTCGGCGGCGAGGCCGGCTTCCGCCGCCTCGCAGCCATTCTTTGCCGTTTCGCAGGGATCCGCGACGGCTTCGTCGTGCATCGTGCCTCCTATTCGGCGGCTTCGCGCTCATCGAGCCGGGGATAGTCCGTATACCCGGCCGCGCTGCCGCCGAAGAATGTCGCCTTATCTGCTGTATTGAGTTCGGCGCCCGACTTCAACCGATCGACCAGATCGGGATTGGCGAGGGCGAAGGTGCCGATCGGCTCGATATCGGCAATGCCGGCGGCGACTTCCTGGCCGATCTGGTCTCGCGTGCGGCCTGGACGAACGAGAAGCAGTGCATTCGGCCAGATCGCCCGGATGTCCTTCAACAGCGCCTCGTCGCCGAAATAGAACAGGTGCAGATAGGCAAGATCGAGCTTCGCCAGTTCGCCGATGAGGTAGCGATAGAGCGCCGGGCCTTCGGGACCCTCGTCGAGGCCGCCGACGGCAAAGCCCGGCGACAGGCGGATGCCCGTGCGCTCCGGCCCGATCTCCGCCGCGACGGCCGCCGCGACCTCGATGACGAAGCGGGCGCGATTCTCGATCGAGCCGCCATATTCGTCGAGGCGGACATTGGCGTTCGGCGCCAGAAACTGGTTGAGCAGATAGCCGTTGGCGCCATGCAGTTCCACACCATCGGCGCCGGCGCGGATCGCGCTCGCCGCGGCGGCGCGGAAATCGGCGATCGTGTCGCGAATTTCCTCGGTGGTCAGCGCGCGCGGCACCGGCGAATCCTGCGGGCCGGTCGGCGTGAAGATCGGCTGACCCGGCGCGATCGCCGAAGGGGCCACCGGCTGGCGGTGATGCGGGGTGTTGTCGGGATGAGAAATGCGGCCGGCATGCATCAGCTGGATGAAGAGCTTGCCGCCCTTGGCATGCACCGCGTCGGCGACCTGCCGCCAGCCGGCCTCATGCTCCGCCGTGTAGATCCCCGGCGTCGCCATATAGCCCTGCCCGTCGGCCGAAGGCTGGGTGCCCTCGGTGATCAGCAGGCCGAGGGAGGCACGCTGGGCATAGTACTCGGCCGTCAGCGGCCCCGGCGTGCCGTCGGCACGGGCGCGGCTGCGCGTCATCGGCGCAAGCGCCAGGCGGTGCGGCAGCTGGACGCCGCCCAGTTCGATCGGATCCCAATGGCTTGTCATGTCCCGTCCACTTCCGAATTCGGATCGCCGCTCCACGGACAGCGCAAGGGCGCCCGCCCGGTCGGCCGACGGGGCGATTCGTGTGGCCGACCACATAAATATGGGAAGCGATTATGTGGCCGGCAACATATCAGATGGAAAAAAGTTTCCGCCCACGCCGGAAATTTCCGGCATGGGCATCGGGGACACGTCAGCCTCAGGCGAAGCCAGCGACGGCGTGCGGAACGTAGGGCGCCTCCAGCAGGCCGATCTCGGTCGGGTCGAGGCGCACGGAAAGCGCCCCGGCCGCATCGTCGAGATGCTCGACCTTGGTCGCCCCGACGATCGGTGCCGTGACAACGCTTTTGGAAAGCACCCAAGCCAGCGCGATCTGCGCCCGCGGCAATCCGCGTTCGCTCGCGACATGCGCCACCGCCTCGACGACCTTCCGATCGGCTTCGGCCGTATGGGCATAGAGCGTCTTGCCGAACTCGTCGGTTTCGACCCGCGCCGTCGTCGTATCCCAATCGCGGGTCAGGCGGCCACGGGCGAGCGGGCTCCACGGGATGACGCCGATGCCCTCGGACGCGCAGAGCGGCAGCATCTCGCGCTCCTCCTCGCGGTAGAGCAGGTTCACATAGTCCTGCATCGAGACGAAGCGGGCGAAGCCTTCGCGCTCCTGCACGGCGAGCAATTTCGCGAACTGCCAGGCATACATCGACGAAGCGCCGATGTAGCGGGCGCGACCGGAGCGTACGACCTCGTCGAGCGCGTCTAGCGTCTCCTCGATCGGGGTCAGATAATCGAAGCGGTGGATCTGGTAGAGATCGACATAATCGGTTCCGAGGCGGTCGAGGCTGGCGTCGATCTCCGCGAGGATGGCCTTGCGCGACAAGCCGGCGCCGTTCGGGCCCGGGCGCATGCGGCCATGGACCTTGGTCGCGATCACGACCTCTTCGCGCGGCACGAAATCGAGCAGCGCCCTGCCGACGATCTCTTCGCTGGAGCCGTCGGAATAGACATTCGCCGTGTCGAAGAAATTGATGCCTAGATCGAGCGCCTTCCTGATGAAGGGCCGGCTCGCCTGCTCCGGCAGCGTCCAGCTATGGCTGCCGCGCGCCGGGTCGCCATAGGACATGCAGCCGAGACAAAGGCGCGAGACTTCAAGGCCCGTGCGGCCGAGACGGGTATATTCCATGATGCGGTAACCTCGCGGAAGGTGGGGCCCCGATGTTAGCGCGTCCCGCTCGCCGCTCCTACCCGTCCGGCCGTCACGAGGCGGTGAAGCGGCCTTACGCCGCCTCTTTGCCTTCCTTGTCGAGGGCGGCGAAATCCTCGTCCGAGAGCGCCAGCGCCGCCGCCGCGACATTCTCTTCCAGATGCGCGACGCTGCCCGTTCCCGGGATCGGTAGCATCACCGGCGAGCGCTTCAAGAGCCAGGCGAGCGCCACCTGGCCCGGCGTGGCGCCGAGCTTGTCGGCGATCTTCGTCAGCACCGAGCCCGGCGCCGCGAGCCGCCCTGAGGCGAGCGGCGCCCAGGGGATGAAACCGATCTTCTTGTTGGTGCAATAATCGAGCACCGTTTCGCTCTTGCGATCGACGAGATTATACTGGTTCTGCACCGAGACGACCGGGAAGAACTTCTCCGCCGCCTGGATCTCCTCGATCGTCACCTCGGAGAGGCCGACATGGCGGATGAGGCCTTCCTTCTGCATATCGGCGATGACGCCGAACTGATCCTCGCGCGGCACCTTGGGGTCGATCCGGTGCAATTGCCAGAGATCGATCCGCTCGACCCTGAGACGGCGGAGGCTCATCAACACGCATTGGCGCAGATATTCCGGCCGGCCGAGCACGCGCCAGACATCCGGCCCATGCCGCGTCAGCGCCCCCTTGGTGGCGACCACGAGGCCCTTGTAGGGCGAAAGCACCTCGGCGATCAGGTCCTCGCTGACATAGGGGCCGTAGCTGTCGGCTGTATCGATCAGATCGATGCCAAGCTCCGGCACGCGCGCGAGCGTTCGCTTCGCCTCGGCGACATCCTTGGGCTCGCCCCATATGCCCGGTCCGGTAATGCGCATGGCGCCGAAGCCAAGCCGCGTGACGGGAATATCCCCGAGGGTGAAGGAGCCGGAGGGAGCGGCGGAGGGCTGAGCTGGCATGGGGCAGGTCCTTGGGGAAGTGGGTAAGAGCGGACATAGGTACCGGGGCGGCCATGTTCCAGAGCAGACCGGCTTGACCCCGCGCCCTTCCCTCCGCAAAAGCTGGCGTGGGATGGGAGGAAATCACCATGACGAACGAGGCGGCAAACGCGGAAGCACGCGCCTTTGCGAAGGTGGTGCGGCGGCTGATCCCGCTGATGATGTTGCTCTACCTCGTGTCGTTCCTCGACCGGGTCAATGTCGGCTTCGCGGCGCTCACCATGAATACCGATCTCGGCTTCTCTCCCGAGATCTATGGCTGGGGCGCCGGCATCTTCTTCATCGGCTATTTCCTGTTCGAGGTGCCGAGCAACCTCGTGCTCGAAAAAGTCGGCGCGCGCTTCTGGATTTTCCGCATCATGGTGACATGGGGGCTGATCTCGGCGGCGACGGCCTTCGTTACCGGCTCGACCAGCTTCTTCATCCTGCGCTTTCTGCTCGGCGCCGCGGAAGCGGGCTTCCTGCCGGGCATGATCCTCTATCTCGGCTACTGGTTCCCGCTCTCCGTCCGCGCCCGCTATGTCGCGCTGTTCATGGCCGCCGTGCCGATCGCCAGCGCCGTCGGCTCGCCGCTCTCGGCGCTGGTGATGCAGACACATGGCTTTCTCGGCCTCGCCGGCTGGCAGTGGCTGTTCATCCTTGAAGGCATCCCCGCCTGCGTCCTCGGCTTCGTTGTCTGGTTCCACCTGCCCGACGGACCGCAGACCGCGCGCTGGCTCACCCCGGCGGAACGGCAGGCGATCGCCACCCGCCTTGCCGCCGACCACCCCAGTGAGGCCGGCGCCACGCATCACGCGCTCTGGCCGGCGCTCAGCGATCCGCGCGTGCTGCTGATGGGCCTGATCTATTTCGGCATCGTCGTCGGGCTCTACGGCATCGGCCTCTGGCTGCCGCAGGTGATCCAGGCGATGGGCTATTCCACCGGCCAGATCGGCCTCGTGCTGATCGTCCCTTATGGGCTGAGCGCGCTCGCCATGCTCGCCTGGGGCCGGCACAGCGACTGGACGAAGGAGCGCTCGCTGCATGTCGCCGCCTCGGCCTTCCTCGCCGCCGCCGGATTGCTCGCCAGCGTCCACGCGCCCTCGCCGCTATTGGCGATCGCCGCTGTGACCGTCGCGTCGATCGGCATCTATTCCGCGCTCGGCCCCTTCTGGTCGGTCCCGCCCCTCTTCCTGCGCGGCACGGCAGCGGCCGCCGGCATCGCCCTCATCAATTCGATCGGCAATCTCGGCGGCTTCGTGGGGCCGTATCTCGTCGGGTGGATCAAGGGCCAGACGGGCGGCTTCACCGCCGGCTTCGAAGCGCTGGCGGCAGCCGTGGCGATCGCGGGGGTGTTGACGCTGGTGCTCAGGGCGATGGTACGGCGACGGCCGGGCGCCGCCGCCTAGTCGTCGATCAGTTCGAAGGCATGCTCATAGCTGCCATCCGGATTGCGGCGGGTCGTCACCTGGCCCCTGGCGCCGATATACTGGCCGGTGCCGCCGATCACGGCGCGGACCTGCGGCTGGCCGGCGTTCATTTCCGCGGCGTCCTTGGCGTAGTTGGATATGCCGGCCACGACGATCTCATTGCCGGACCCGACATTGAAGACGATCTGGCCCACGCGGTCCTCGAAGAGATCCGCCCCGTCTGGCAGATCGACCGTGATCAGGATGCCGGACATGAGGCCCTTGCTGCCATCCTCCAGGGTAAGGCCGGCCTCGAAGGCCAGCATATCACCATGCGAGGCACCCGACTGACCAACATCGACCTGGGTGAGCGTCGGCGCATCCTGGCGGATCTTGAACATCTTATGTTCCGCCGCGCCCGCCAACGAAGATGCAAGACACGCAGCGACCCAAACACCGCCGACAAGCGTCGAAATTCTTGCAAAGCGAGACATGAATCCAGTCCTCCCAGGCAACGGATGAAGATAGTCTATGATTATTGCTACAGGTCGGCTGCTCCGCGGGCAAGGTGAGCGTCGCGACCTCGCCATCAGTCTGCTCCAGAAGCTACGGACGGAAGACGTTATCGTTCCGGCGCAGATGCTGGGCGAATTGTTCAACGTCCTCTTGCGCAAGGCTGTGCGGACTCGGGTTGAAGCGCGCGACGCCGTCCTCGCCTGGCAGGAAAGTTACAAAATCATAGAGACCTCGTCCGACGGGCTCGTGGCAGCCACCGATCTCGCGGCCGATCACCAGTTCGCAATCTGGGACGCGGTGATCCTCTCCGCCGCCTCCCGCACCGGATGTTGCCTGCTGCTTACCGAGGATATGCAGGATGGGTTCACCTGGGGCGGCGTGACGGTCGTGAACCCGTTTGGGGAGGAGGTTCATTCGTTGTTGGGTGCGGTGATTGCCGGTTGAGGCGAAAAGCGTCGGCGGACCGATCACGAAGCCCGCCACGATCTCCCCTTGAACCCGCCTCCGGAGGGCGGGTTCAAGGACGAGGCTGTTCGCCGCGTTCCTTGCAGAAGGCCAGATCGTCCTCGACCGACCCGACGAAGGCCTGCATCAGCTCCTGCACGGTTGCGCCCTGGAAGGTGATCACGTCGCGCAGATGGATCACTTCGCCATGAAACAGTTCAGCCTCCTCGTCGAACGCCACGAATGCCGGAATTCATGCGACCGCGGCGCAGGCCGGCCTGTCGCTTCGGCCCCGCCGTCTCGCGCTTCGGCTGAATTTGTCCCGTATCAAGCACGGAATGACGGCGGAGTGCGGGGCTCGGTCGCTGCCGTGCGTTTCGCCGACCCTTTGCAGTCCGACATAGGCCGAATGCCGATCGCCCGCTACCCCTCCGGCAATTCCCCCGGCCACGTAACAACAAAATCCTCATATTCCTCGACCGGGATATCCGCCTCGCTGACGGTCCGGCCTGAGACCGAGATGCCGGCTTCGTGGATCGTCTCGGCGTCGCCGGAGACGAGGGGGTGCCACCAGTAGAGGTCGCGGCCTTCGGCGACCAGGCGGTAGCCGCAGGTGGCGGGGAGCCAGGTCAGCGTGCGGACAGCGTGCGGATCGAGGGGGATGCAGTCGGGGACGCGGGTCGTGCGGTTTGGATAATCCCCGCAGCGGCAGCTGTCGTCGTCGAGTAGTTCGCAGGCGATCGCCGTCCAGACGATCTCGCCCGTGTCCCAATCCTCAAGCTTGTTCAAGCAGCAGCGCGCGCAGCCGTCGCAGAGCGATTCCCATTCGCTCGTCGTCATTTCCTCAAGCGATTTCACCTTCCAGAACGGCAGCGCTTCGCTGGAGGGAAGCGCGTCGGCCGGCGCGGCGGGGCCTGCGTCTCTTTGCACGGGCATTGAAGTTGCGTATCCTTGCGAAATCGCTGAGAAGACCTCCGTCCTAGCAGGCTTTGGCGCCTCTTTGGAACAGGTCTCGTCTGACGGCTTCCTCCGGAAGGCAGGTTTTGGAACGTCTTCGCATTCTTCGCCGGCAGCTTTTGGACGGGTTCGCGCGACTCGTGCCCTGGAGGCGCGGGTCGGCGCCGGACATGGCGCTGGTGCGTCGCCGTCTCTGGAGGGAGCCAAGCGCTGCGCCCGCCGAGGAAACAGCCGCGCCGCCGGTCGGCGAGATGAGCCAGCCGGCCGTCATCGCGCCGGCGCCGGGTGCTGTTCCCGCGGCGCCCAATCCGACAAAGGCGGCGGCGCCGCGTCAGAAGCTCCGGCTCATCGAAGTCGACGCCTTGATCGATTCGACGCTCTTCGCCGCCTGGACCGCGCTCGCGGCCGGCGCCGAGGCGCTGTCGCGCTTCACGCGGCGGTTTCGCTTCACGGGGCTGGCGCGCGTTCCGGTCGAGCTTCTGGGCGACGGACTG from Kaistia algarum includes:
- a CDS encoding NAD(P)H-dependent oxidoreductase, with amino-acid sequence MAKKIVIIEGHPDPAGGHLCGALADAYAEGAMEAGHAVRRIRIASLEFALLRSQADFQHGEVPDSLKPASEAVLAADHIVFIFPLWLGTMPALVKGFLEQIFRPGIAFAYGHGGFPKKLLAGKSARLVVTMGMPAFLYRWYFGAHALRGMERNILNFVGIKPVRETLLGNVEGVDESVRKGWIQAMRELGGRAD
- a CDS encoding MarR family winged helix-turn-helix transcriptional regulator: MHDEAVADPCETAKNGCEAAEAGLAADFPVSCAIAALTRSHRALAASLLADLGLHPGQELTLMRLWDEDGQSQKALCDALRLDHSTIAKSLRRLEETGLLTRCKSGDDARVQLVHLTEAGRALRERTRAAWAELERRTVAGLSEADQAAFVALARQIASGIHHTPD
- a CDS encoding alkene reductase, whose protein sequence is MTSHWDPIELGGVQLPHRLALAPMTRSRARADGTPGPLTAEYYAQRASLGLLITEGTQPSADGQGYMATPGIYTAEHEAGWRQVADAVHAKGGKLFIQLMHAGRISHPDNTPHHRQPVAPSAIAPGQPIFTPTGPQDSPVPRALTTEEIRDTIADFRAAAASAIRAGADGVELHGANGYLLNQFLAPNANVRLDEYGGSIENRARFVIEVAAAVAAEIGPERTGIRLSPGFAVGGLDEGPEGPALYRYLIGELAKLDLAYLHLFYFGDEALLKDIRAIWPNALLLVRPGRTRDQIGQEVAAGIADIEPIGTFALANPDLVDRLKSGAELNTADKATFFGGSAAGYTDYPRLDEREAAE
- a CDS encoding aldo/keto reductase, whose product is MEYTRLGRTGLEVSRLCLGCMSYGDPARGSHSWTLPEQASRPFIRKALDLGINFFDTANVYSDGSSEEIVGRALLDFVPREEVVIATKVHGRMRPGPNGAGLSRKAILAEIDASLDRLGTDYVDLYQIHRFDYLTPIEETLDALDEVVRSGRARYIGASSMYAWQFAKLLAVQEREGFARFVSMQDYVNLLYREEEREMLPLCASEGIGVIPWSPLARGRLTRDWDTTTARVETDEFGKTLYAHTAEADRKVVEAVAHVASERGLPRAQIALAWVLSKSVVTAPIVGATKVEHLDDAAGALSVRLDPTEIGLLEAPYVPHAVAGFA
- a CDS encoding aldo/keto reductase, producing MPAQPSAAPSGSFTLGDIPVTRLGFGAMRITGPGIWGEPKDVAEAKRTLARVPELGIDLIDTADSYGPYVSEDLIAEVLSPYKGLVVATKGALTRHGPDVWRVLGRPEYLRQCVLMSLRRLRVERIDLWQLHRIDPKVPREDQFGVIADMQKEGLIRHVGLSEVTIEEIQAAEKFFPVVSVQNQYNLVDRKSETVLDYCTNKKIGFIPWAPLASGRLAAPGSVLTKIADKLGATPGQVALAWLLKRSPVMLPIPGTGSVAHLEENVAAAALALSDEDFAALDKEGKEAA
- a CDS encoding MFS transporter, yielding MTNEAANAEARAFAKVVRRLIPLMMLLYLVSFLDRVNVGFAALTMNTDLGFSPEIYGWGAGIFFIGYFLFEVPSNLVLEKVGARFWIFRIMVTWGLISAATAFVTGSTSFFILRFLLGAAEAGFLPGMILYLGYWFPLSVRARYVALFMAAVPIASAVGSPLSALVMQTHGFLGLAGWQWLFILEGIPACVLGFVVWFHLPDGPQTARWLTPAERQAIATRLAADHPSEAGATHHALWPALSDPRVLLMGLIYFGIVVGLYGIGLWLPQVIQAMGYSTGQIGLVLIVPYGLSALAMLAWGRHSDWTKERSLHVAASAFLAAAGLLASVHAPSPLLAIAAVTVASIGIYSALGPFWSVPPLFLRGTAAAAGIALINSIGNLGGFVGPYLVGWIKGQTGGFTAGFEALAAAVAIAGVLTLVLRAMVRRRPGAAA
- a CDS encoding PIN domain-containing protein; the encoded protein is MIIATGRLLRGQGERRDLAISLLQKLRTEDVIVPAQMLGELFNVLLRKAVRTRVEARDAVLAWQESYKIIETSSDGLVAATDLAADHQFAIWDAVILSAASRTGCCLLLTEDMQDGFTWGGVTVVNPFGEEVHSLLGAVIAG
- a CDS encoding YcgN family cysteine cluster protein encodes the protein MPVQRDAGPAAPADALPSSEALPFWKVKSLEEMTTSEWESLCDGCARCCLNKLEDWDTGEIVWTAIACELLDDDSCRCGDYPNRTTRVPDCIPLDPHAVRTLTWLPATCGYRLVAEGRDLYWWHPLVSGDAETIHEAGISVSGRTVSEADIPVEEYEDFVVTWPGELPEG